In a single window of the Pleurodeles waltl isolate 20211129_DDA chromosome 4_2, aPleWal1.hap1.20221129, whole genome shotgun sequence genome:
- the LOC138292998 gene encoding uncharacterized protein isoform X2 codes for MHNVFVTPITYAKYLLSNYRRSTFGFERAGVSTKEDQASQTVLVIDEDGQKGVAAERAGILETATHEFEQAHASLTTLLIDYKRHMLLRQC; via the exons atgcataatgtttttgtaactcctataacctacgctaaatatcttctttccaattacagacggtcaacatttggatttgaacgggcaggcgtgagtaccaaggaagaccag gcatctcagacagtactggtcatagatGAGGACGGGCAGAAAGGAGTAGCAGCtgaaagagcag GCATCTTAGAAACTGCTACACATGAATTTGAACaggcacat GCATCTCTGACAACACTACTCATAGATTACAAAAGGCACAT gcttcttagacagtgctaa
- the LOC138292998 gene encoding uncharacterized protein isoform X3 — protein sequence MHNVFVTPITYAKYLLSNYRRSTFGFERAGVSTKEDQASQTVLVIDEDGQKGVAAERAGILETATHEFEQAHASLTTLLIDYKRHM from the exons atgcataatgtttttgtaactcctataacctacgctaaatatcttctttccaattacagacggtcaacatttggatttgaacgggcaggcgtgagtaccaaggaagaccag gcatctcagacagtactggtcatagatGAGGACGGGCAGAAAGGAGTAGCAGCtgaaagagcag GCATCTTAGAAACTGCTACACATGAATTTGAACaggcacat GCATCTCTGACAACACTACTCATAGATTACAAAAGGCACATGTAA
- the LOC138292998 gene encoding uncharacterized protein isoform X6 — MHNVFVTPITYAKYLLSNYRRSTFGFERAGVSTKEDQASQTVLVIDEDGQKGVAAERAGILETATHEFEQAHAS; from the exons atgcataatgtttttgtaactcctataacctacgctaaatatcttctttccaattacagacggtcaacatttggatttgaacgggcaggcgtgagtaccaaggaagaccag gcatctcagacagtactggtcatagatGAGGACGGGCAGAAAGGAGTAGCAGCtgaaagagcag GCATCTTAGAAACTGCTACACATGAATTTGAACaggcacat gcttcttag
- the LOC138292998 gene encoding uncharacterized protein isoform X4 codes for MHNVFVTPITYAKYLLSNYRRSTFGFERAGVSTKEDQASQTVLVIDEDGQKGVAAERAGILETATHEFEQAHVSRSRKIRHL; via the exons atgcataatgtttttgtaactcctataacctacgctaaatatcttctttccaattacagacggtcaacatttggatttgaacgggcaggcgtgagtaccaaggaagaccag gcatctcagacagtactggtcatagatGAGGACGGGCAGAAAGGAGTAGCAGCtgaaagagcag GCATCTTAGAAACTGCTACACATGAATTTGAACaggcacatgtgagtagaagcagaaaaataag GCATCTCTGA
- the LOC138292998 gene encoding uncharacterized protein isoform X5, translating to MTVPKEIRRSTFGFERAGVSTKEDQASQTVLVIDEDGQKGVAAERAGILETATHEFEQAHASLTTLLIDYKRHMLLRQC from the exons acggtcaacatttggatttgaacgggcaggcgtgagtaccaaggaagaccag gcatctcagacagtactggtcatagatGAGGACGGGCAGAAAGGAGTAGCAGCtgaaagagcag GCATCTTAGAAACTGCTACACATGAATTTGAACaggcacat GCATCTCTGACAACACTACTCATAGATTACAAAAGGCACAT gcttcttagacagtgctaa
- the LOC138292998 gene encoding E3 SUMO-protein ligase KIAA1586-like isoform X1 yields the protein MLRLIATKMFKRKAVTSAESSASPQRKKCYLVFKEEWLKEIVETETQKSRSKVRVQLGELFLYNPEVGLICKVCAEAKIAGDFSTGKKWSDGWKLDYLKRHLSSKVHESALVTLRNKSTAARLGFGVRTMLTETASDRANRLEVVERQRSLPEEIKILINNVLLTVKMNTSMLYVQDVHDHVALYVKIPDSWRSKNYAFEFLEAIKSMICSDFMAELRSALHHTLIIDESTDISVTKMLVLFFKFRSITSTEHKMLFGGIVTLSTCNAEAITIAVKEFYTANKLDLMKMVMFTSDGASGMLGKNYGVATRLNQSIPHLVEKHCVVLREDLGVDDAWKKVQMIREMETLLRTVHTVFYHSPVRKSKLDEIALVTECEVVFFWLLNEVRWL from the coding sequence ATGCttagactgattgccaccaaaatgttcaagcgcaaagctgtgacttctgcagagagcagtgcttcaccacaaaggaagaaatgctatcttgtgttcaaagaagaatggctgaaagaaattgtggagactgagacacagaagtcacggAGCAAAGTccgcgtacaactgggagagctatttctatacaatccagaagtaggcctgatttgcaaagtatgtgcagaagctaagatcgcaggggacttttctactgggaagaaatggagtgatggctggaagctggactacttgaaacgccatctatctagcaaagttcatgaatctgctttggtgaccctaagAAATAAAAGTACTGCTGCCAGGCttggttttggagtgcgcaccatgctgacggaaaccgccagtgacagagcaaacagactagaagtggttgagcGGCAAAGATCtctgcctgaggagataaagattctcatcaacaatgtgctgCTAACAGTCAAAATGAACACTTCAATGTTATATGTTCAAGACGTCCATGACCAtgtcgcattgtatgtgaagataccagacagctggaggagcaagaactacgcctttgagtttttggaggctaTCAAGAGCATGATatgctctgacttcatggcagaacttcgcagtgctctgcatcacacattgataattgatgagagcacagatatttcagttacaaaaatgctcgtCCTCTTCTTCAAATTCCGATctataacatcaacagagcacaaaatgttgtttgggggaattgtaactctgagtacatgcaatgcagaggctatcactatagctgtaaaagagttctacactgccaataaactggaccttatgaaaatggtcatgtttacatcagatggtgcatcagggatgctgggaaagaactatggtgttgctacccgcctcaaccaatccattccccatctagttgagaaGCATTGTGTTGTgctcagagaagatttgggagtcgatgatgcctggaaaaaagtgcagatgatcagggaaatggaaacattactgaggactgtccaCACTGTGTTCTACCACTCCCCTGTAAGGAAGTCCAAGttggacgaaattgctttggtcactgaatgtgaagtggTCTTCTTTTGGCTACTCAATGAAGTGCGGTGGCTttaa